One Ardenticatenales bacterium genomic region harbors:
- a CDS encoding lysine exporter LysO family protein produces MKGSLLVLAVFVLGIFAGTQPGLPMFLRRPDLALYALYLLLFLVGVGMGANQQAWKMLRRLNLRILLVPLGVIVGTLVGVALFSLLLPALSLRQALAVGAGFGYYSLSSILITQLHSEALGVVALLANMMREVGTLLLTPWLVGRLGKVAPVAAGGATTMDTTLPVIVRYAGSDTAIVAFFSGVILTLLVPLLVTLLL; encoded by the coding sequence ATGAAGGGTAGTTTGCTGGTGCTGGCGGTGTTTGTGTTGGGCATTTTCGCGGGCACGCAACCCGGCCTGCCTATGTTTTTGCGCCGGCCCGATCTCGCGCTGTACGCCCTCTACCTGCTGTTGTTTCTTGTCGGCGTGGGCATGGGCGCGAATCAGCAGGCGTGGAAGATGCTGCGTCGCCTCAATCTGCGCATTTTGCTGGTACCGTTGGGCGTGATTGTGGGGACGTTGGTGGGGGTGGCGCTGTTTTCGCTGCTGCTGCCGGCATTAAGCCTGCGTCAAGCCCTGGCCGTGGGTGCGGGGTTTGGCTACTACAGCCTTTCCAGCATCCTGATCACGCAGTTGCACAGCGAGGCGCTGGGCGTGGTGGCCCTGCTGGCGAACATGATGCGCGAGGTGGGCACGCTGCTGCTGACGCCGTGGCTGGTGGGGCGGTTGGGGAAGGTGGCTCCGGTGGCGGCGGGGGGTGCGACGACGATGGATACGACGCTGCCGGTGATTGTCAGATATGCCGGCAGCGACACGGCTATCGTCGCCTTTTTCAGCGGCGTCATCCTCACGCTGCTGGTCCCCCTGCTCGTCACCCTACTGCTCTAA
- a CDS encoding DUF340 domain-containing protein: MWLIFVMLLLGTGLGYALRGRARLLAGVDHVTTAAVLALLFLLGVSVGLNDQVMASLDSLGALALGLSAAGMAGSILATKGLLWAAGAGDDDEG; the protein is encoded by the coding sequence ATGTGGTTGATTTTTGTGATGCTGCTGTTGGGAACGGGACTGGGATACGCCTTGCGGGGGCGGGCGCGGCTGCTGGCGGGCGTGGACCATGTGACGACGGCGGCGGTGCTGGCGCTGCTGTTTTTGCTGGGCGTATCCGTGGGCCTGAATGACCAGGTGATGGCCTCGTTGGATTCGTTGGGGGCGCTGGCGCTGGGGTTGAGCGCGGCGGGGATGGCGGGCAGCATTCTGGCGACGAAAGGGCTGCTGTGGGCGGCGGGCGCGGGAGATGACGATGAAGGGTAG
- a CDS encoding pyridoxal phosphate-dependent aminotransferase — protein sequence MNNKTIPGFRDVPRTGVIYVMHRATERGFRYDHPRWANLGQGAPETGPLPGAPPRIEAVRINPTQHEYGPITGQLALRETVAHLYNTLYRQGKSSQYSAANVSIAGGGRVALTRLAAALGNINMGHFLPDYTAYEELLGVFKAFVPIPILLDPEDGYQAPLPHLKKEIMGRGLKALLVSNPCNPTGQLVAGDDLAQWVKMARYYRCSLILDEFYSHYVYTDAGTDAHPPLVSAAAYVDDVDADPIIIVDGLTKNWRYPGWRISWTVGPRQVIDAIASAGSFLDGGANNPLQADAITLLEPEATRQEAEAMQRHFRAKRDFVLARLRALGIIVESEPRGTFYVWANLAQLPPPLNDGMAFFEAGLNEQVITVPGVFFDVNPERRRAYARYRHYCRISFGPDMPTLERGLAALERVVRQN from the coding sequence ATGAACAACAAGACCATTCCCGGCTTCCGCGATGTGCCGCGCACGGGCGTTATTTACGTCATGCACCGCGCCACCGAACGAGGCTTCCGCTATGATCATCCCCGGTGGGCCAACCTGGGACAGGGCGCGCCGGAAACGGGGCCGCTCCCGGGCGCACCGCCGCGTATCGAAGCGGTGCGCATCAACCCCACACAGCATGAGTACGGTCCGATCACCGGGCAACTTGCCCTGCGTGAGACAGTGGCCCATCTATACAACACACTCTACCGCCAGGGCAAATCATCCCAGTACAGCGCCGCCAACGTGAGCATCGCCGGTGGCGGGCGTGTGGCTTTGACGCGGCTGGCCGCCGCCCTGGGCAACATCAACATGGGGCACTTCCTGCCCGATTATACGGCGTACGAGGAGTTGTTGGGTGTTTTTAAGGCGTTTGTGCCCATTCCTATCCTGCTCGACCCGGAAGATGGGTATCAGGCTCCGTTGCCCCATTTGAAGAAGGAGATCATGGGGCGTGGTCTGAAGGCGCTGTTGGTGAGCAATCCGTGCAACCCGACGGGGCAGCTCGTGGCTGGCGATGATCTGGCGCAGTGGGTGAAAATGGCGCGTTATTATCGCTGTTCGCTCATTCTGGATGAGTTTTATTCGCATTATGTATACACAGATGCCGGCACGGACGCCCATCCCCCCCTTGTTTCCGCCGCCGCCTACGTCGATGACGTAGACGCCGACCCCATCATCATCGTAGACGGCCTCACCAAGAACTGGCGCTATCCCGGTTGGCGCATCAGTTGGACCGTCGGACCGCGGCAGGTGATTGACGCAATTGCCAGCGCCGGCTCCTTCCTCGACGGCGGCGCCAACAACCCGCTGCAGGCGGATGCCATCACCCTGCTGGAACCGGAAGCGACACGGCAAGAAGCCGAAGCCATGCAGCGCCATTTCCGCGCCAAGCGGGATTTCGTGCTGGCGCGGCTGCGCGCTTTGGGCATCATCGTGGAATCAGAGCCACGCGGGACGTTTTATGTCTGGGCCAATCTCGCGCAACTGCCGCCGCCATTGAACGACGGCATGGCCTTTTTTGAGGCGGGTCTGAATGAGCAGGTGATCACAGTTCCCGGCGTCTTTTTCGATGTCAACCCGGAAAGGCGGCGCGCCTATGCCCGCTACCGCCACTACTGCCGCATCAGTTTTGGACCGGATATGCCCACCCTGGAGCGTGGCCTGGCGGCGCTTGAGCGCGTGGTGCGGCAGAATTGA
- a CDS encoding potassium channel protein, translating into MEINRFRRHILPVIIGVILLFLLGTMGYVLIERWPPLDAFYMTVITLTTIGFAETHPLSAAGRLFTIMLIFLGVSGVAYGLTTVGEFFFTTDFSRHLRRRRMMQQIHQLTNHVIVCGYGRVGQAAAQALREAKRPVLVLEWQSETAEAARGDGFWVLEGDGTRDEVLRDAGIDRARELVVATGHDGDNLLIVLSARALNPKLYIVTRSTGTDNEPKLRRAGADRVVSPYKMGGRHIANLIVRPHITEFLDVVTLDGGVELWLEELIIAPNSRLDGQTVVEADIRRQTGVMLVAVRRGATGATHVPDENMRLAAADELIVLGTREQLARLGKLTNNQRKTVN; encoded by the coding sequence ATGGAGATCAACCGTTTTCGTCGCCATATATTGCCCGTCATCATTGGCGTGATCTTGCTGTTTCTGTTGGGCACGATGGGTTACGTGCTGATTGAGCGGTGGCCGCCGCTGGATGCCTTTTACATGACGGTGATCACGTTGACGACCATCGGATTCGCGGAGACGCATCCGTTGTCGGCGGCAGGGCGGCTCTTCACGATTATGCTCATCTTCCTGGGCGTGAGCGGGGTGGCATACGGTCTGACGACGGTGGGCGAGTTTTTCTTCACGACGGATTTCAGTCGACATTTGCGGAGGCGGCGTATGATGCAGCAGATTCATCAGTTGACCAACCACGTCATTGTGTGTGGTTATGGGCGGGTGGGGCAGGCGGCGGCGCAGGCGCTGCGGGAAGCGAAGCGTCCGGTGCTGGTGCTGGAGTGGCAGTCGGAGACGGCGGAGGCGGCGCGGGGGGATGGCTTTTGGGTGTTGGAGGGGGATGGAACGCGGGATGAGGTTTTGCGAGATGCCGGCATTGATCGCGCCCGCGAACTCGTCGTGGCCACCGGACACGATGGCGATAACCTGCTGATTGTCCTCTCCGCCCGCGCCCTCAACCCCAAGCTGTACATCGTCACCCGCAGCACAGGCACCGACAATGAGCCGAAACTCCGCCGCGCCGGCGCGGATCGCGTCGTCTCTCCCTACAAAATGGGCGGGCGGCACATCGCCAACCTCATCGTCCGCCCCCACATCACCGAATTCCTGGATGTCGTCACCCTGGATGGCGGCGTGGAACTCTGGCTAGAAGAGTTGATCATCGCCCCGAACTCGCGGCTAGACGGGCAGACCGTGGTCGAGGCGGACATCCGCCGCCAAACAGGCGTTATGCTCGTTGCCGTGCGTCGCGGCGCAACGGGAGCCACGCACGTGCCGGACGAGAATATGCGCCTGGCCGCCGCCGATGAGCTTATCGTTCTGGGCACGCGTGAGCAACTTGCCCGATTGGGAAAACTGACGAACAATCAACGGAAAACGGTCAACTGA
- a CDS encoding PLP-dependent transferase: MSSNWHPQTRLIHEGDAHNPSSAVSSPIYQSATFGFENAADIAAAMTAEAHPQFYGRYATPNTAQVEATVAALERAEGAIAVASGMAAISLVLLTFLRAGDHVVAQQTHYPTTSHVFTDMLPRLGITCTQVAQTDPAAFAAAVQPRTRLIYVETPANPTLTLTDLAAVASLARLRGLLTVADNTFATPYNQQPLALGIDLVLHSATKYLAGHSDVVAGVIAGTKSHITQLWRQHVMLGAVLHPFEAWLLERGLKTFNLRMGLHNANAQTVAEFLAAHEAVREVYYPGLPGHPQHALARRQMSGYGGMVCFDLRGGREAGFRLLHRLRLIRLAVSLGGVHSLITHPASTISAVQTDEEMATSGVMPGLVRLSVGLEDARDLIADLAQALE, translated from the coding sequence ATGTCATCAAATTGGCATCCTCAGACACGGTTGATACACGAGGGCGACGCGCATAATCCGTCCAGCGCCGTCTCCTCGCCTATTTATCAGAGCGCCACCTTTGGTTTCGAGAATGCGGCGGACATTGCCGCGGCGATGACGGCCGAGGCGCATCCTCAATTTTATGGCCGCTACGCCACGCCCAATACGGCGCAGGTGGAGGCGACAGTGGCGGCGCTGGAGCGGGCGGAAGGGGCGATTGCCGTGGCATCGGGCATGGCGGCGATCTCGCTGGTTTTACTCACCTTTTTGCGCGCGGGGGACCATGTCGTGGCACAGCAGACGCATTATCCCACCACGTCCCACGTCTTCACGGACATGCTGCCGCGCCTGGGCATCACCTGCACGCAGGTGGCGCAAACGGATCCCGCCGCGTTCGCCGCCGCCGTGCAGCCTCGGACGCGCCTGATTTACGTGGAGACGCCTGCCAATCCGACGCTGACGCTGACGGACCTGGCGGCGGTGGCCTCGCTGGCGCGGCTGCGCGGGCTGCTCACGGTCGCGGACAACACATTTGCCACGCCGTACAACCAGCAGCCGCTGGCGTTGGGGATTGATCTGGTGCTGCACAGCGCCACGAAGTATCTGGCGGGGCATTCGGATGTGGTGGCGGGGGTAATTGCCGGCACAAAATCCCACATTACCCAACTCTGGCGGCAACACGTCATGCTGGGGGCCGTGCTGCATCCGTTTGAGGCGTGGCTGCTGGAGCGGGGCTTGAAGACATTCAACCTGCGCATGGGGCTGCATAACGCCAACGCCCAGACCGTGGCCGAGTTTCTGGCGGCGCACGAGGCGGTGCGCGAGGTGTACTATCCGGGTCTGCCCGGCCATCCGCAGCACGCGCTGGCGCGGCGGCAGATGAGCGGGTATGGTGGTATGGTCTGTTTTGATTTGCGTGGGGGGCGAGAAGCGGGGTTCCGCCTGCTGCACCGGTTGCGGCTCATTCGCCTGGCGGTGAGCCTGGGCGGGGTGCATTCGCTGATCACGCACCCCGCCAGCACCATTTCTGCCGTGCAAACGGATGAGGAGATGGCCACCAGCGGCGTCATGCCCGGCCTGGTGCGGCTGTCCGTGGGGTTGGAGGATGCGCGCGACCTTATTGCCGATCTGGCGCAGGCGTTGGAATAA
- a CDS encoding aldehyde dehydrogenase family protein, which yields MKSVLRKLQIADENEGVCAGIDQWFTDPQARPLVSFNPTTGEPLAAVRQATAAGYEQVMPAAQAGFARWRTLPAPRRGQLIRDLGDALRAHKEPLGDLVSLEMGKIRVEGHGEVQEMIDICDFAVGLSRQLCGLTMHSERPGHRMYEQWHPLGPIGVITAFNFPVAVWSWNAAIAAVCGDAVLWKPSELTPLTAVAVQHIANRVMADHGVSGVFNLAVGGGEVGEWMVRDARLPLISFTGSTRTGRRVAQGMAARLGRTILELGGNNAIIVAADADLELAARAIVFGAVGTAGQRCTTTRRVIVHRDVADALAERLVRAYGQVQIGDPLAAGTLMGPLVTENATRAMAAALAQAQAEGGMVLVGGGMRADLGVNFVEPAVVKMPAQTPIVRQETFAPILYLLTYDDLEEALRLHNDVPQGLSSAIFTDSLRAAEAFLAATGSDCGIANVNVGTSGAEIGGAFGGEKETGGGRESGSDAWKAYMRRQTNTINWSNALPLAQGITFGD from the coding sequence ATGAAATCCGTACTACGAAAACTGCAAATTGCTGACGAGAATGAGGGCGTTTGTGCCGGCATCGATCAATGGTTCACCGATCCCCAGGCCCGCCCACTCGTCTCCTTTAACCCCACCACCGGCGAACCCCTGGCAGCCGTGCGCCAGGCAACCGCCGCCGGCTATGAGCAAGTCATGCCAGCGGCGCAGGCGGGCTTTGCCCGCTGGCGCACGTTGCCCGCGCCCCGGCGAGGTCAGCTCATCCGCGACCTGGGCGACGCCCTGCGCGCCCACAAAGAGCCGCTGGGCGACCTTGTCAGCCTGGAAATGGGCAAAATCCGCGTCGAAGGGCACGGCGAAGTGCAGGAAATGATCGACATTTGCGACTTCGCCGTCGGTCTCTCGCGCCAGCTTTGCGGCCTCACCATGCACTCCGAGCGCCCCGGCCACCGCATGTATGAGCAGTGGCATCCTCTGGGACCCATTGGCGTGATCACGGCCTTCAACTTTCCCGTAGCCGTCTGGTCGTGGAACGCGGCCATTGCCGCCGTCTGCGGCGACGCCGTGCTGTGGAAGCCCTCGGAACTGACCCCCCTGACGGCGGTGGCCGTGCAACACATCGCCAACCGGGTGATGGCCGACCACGGCGTCAGCGGCGTCTTTAATCTGGCGGTGGGCGGGGGCGAGGTGGGGGAGTGGATGGTGCGGGACGCGCGCCTGCCGCTGATTTCCTTCACCGGCTCCACGCGCACGGGGCGGCGGGTGGCGCAGGGCATGGCGGCGCGCCTGGGGCGCACCATTCTGGAACTGGGCGGCAACAATGCCATCATCGTGGCCGCCGACGCGGACCTGGAACTGGCGGCGCGGGCGATTGTGTTTGGCGCGGTGGGCACGGCGGGGCAGCGCTGCACGACGACGCGGCGTGTGATTGTCCATCGTGATGTGGCGGATGCGCTGGCGGAGCGATTGGTACGCGCCTATGGACAGGTGCAGATAGGGGACCCGCTGGCGGCGGGGACGTTGATGGGGCCGTTGGTGACGGAGAATGCGACGCGGGCGATGGCAGCGGCGCTGGCGCAGGCGCAGGCGGAGGGGGGGATGGTGCTGGTGGGGGGCGGAATGCGGGCGGATCTGGGTGTGAATTTCGTGGAGCCGGCGGTGGTGAAAATGCCGGCACAAACCCCCATCGTCCGCCAGGAAACCTTCGCCCCCATTCTCTACCTGCTCACCTACGACGATCTGGAAGAAGCGTTGCGGCTGCACAACGACGTGCCGCAGGGCCTGTCCAGCGCCATCTTCACCGACAGCCTGCGCGCGGCGGAAGCGTTTCTGGCGGCCACCGGCTCCGATTGCGGCATTGCCAACGTCAACGTGGGAACCAGTGGCGCCGAAATCGGCGGCGCTTTTGGCGGCGAAAAGGAAACGGGCGGCGGGCGCGAATCCGGCTCCGACGCCTGGAAGGCCTACATGCGCCGGCAGACGAACACCATCAACTGGTCCAACGCCCTCCCCCTGGCCCAGGGCATCACCTTTGGCGATTAG
- a CDS encoding GNAT family N-acetyltransferase, whose amino-acid sequence MRTISYRKLAAADAGLYREIRLESLRLHPESFGSGYEAQRKLPKLMFERALESPVDNRFLWGAFDGPRLIGICGYIPFVMGDLDTPDLRNTGTIIQMYVQAAYRGRKIGLALVHAVVREVFENTDMAQIILGVMRENARAIRVYEQAGFQVYDNPEAEPAASGELLMIKRREERGAA is encoded by the coding sequence ATGAGGACAATCTCTTACCGCAAGTTAGCCGCCGCTGATGCCGGGTTGTATCGGGAAATCAGGCTGGAGAGTCTGCGACTGCACCCGGAGAGCTTTGGGTCCGGTTATGAAGCGCAGCGCAAGCTGCCGAAACTCATGTTTGAGCGGGCGCTGGAGTCGCCGGTTGACAACCGATTCCTCTGGGGCGCGTTTGACGGCCCACGCTTGATCGGCATCTGCGGGTACATTCCGTTTGTGATGGGGGACCTGGACACGCCCGATTTGCGGAACACGGGCACGATCATTCAGATGTACGTGCAGGCGGCGTACCGGGGGCGAAAAATCGGCCTCGCGCTGGTCCATGCCGTGGTGCGGGAAGTCTTTGAAAACACGGACATGGCGCAAATCATCCTCGGCGTGATGCGCGAGAACGCGCGCGCCATTCGCGTCTACGAACAGGCGGGATTCCAGGTATACGACAACCCAGAGGCAGAACCCGCTGCGTCGGGCGAGCTTCTCATGATCAAGCGGCGTGAAGAGAGAGGCGCGGCCTAA
- a CDS encoding GNAT family N-acetyltransferase yields the protein MTFRTRTGLDLFVRPLCLEDAPYLTDLFAHLGPESRYLRFNQALSNPDPALVQAEARRLARVDPEEGAAWLAFADLPGEPHAPLAGARFIRTGPGVAEASIAVRDDAQRQGIGAVMLDLLVREARRAGIHTLTAVIQYSNNGIWRLLKQSGLPYRRGGAGTWVEIFVDIAARPDDPTPI from the coding sequence ATGACTTTTCGCACGAGAACGGGGTTGGATCTGTTTGTGCGCCCATTGTGTCTGGAGGATGCGCCCTACCTGACCGACCTTTTCGCGCACCTGGGGCCGGAGAGCCGCTACCTGCGTTTTAATCAGGCGTTATCGAATCCTGATCCAGCACTGGTGCAGGCGGAGGCGCGACGGCTGGCGCGGGTGGATCCGGAGGAGGGGGCGGCGTGGCTGGCGTTCGCCGACTTACCGGGAGAGCCGCACGCGCCGTTGGCGGGGGCGCGTTTCATTCGCACGGGGCCAGGGGTGGCGGAGGCGTCTATTGCCGTGCGCGACGATGCGCAGCGGCAGGGGATCGGGGCCGTTATGTTGGATTTGCTGGTGCGGGAGGCGCGGCGTGCCGGCATTCACACCCTCACCGCCGTCATCCAATACAGCAACAACGGCATCTGGCGCCTGCTCAAACAGTCCGGCCTCCCCTACCGCCGCGGCGGCGCGGGCACATGGGTGGAAATCTTCGTGGATATTGCCGCGCGGCCAGACGACCCAACGCCAATTTGA
- a CDS encoding TetR/AcrR family transcriptional regulator, translating into MSKSKAQRSRDKILRAATSVFAEKGFEAASMDDIVQASGVSKGGIYWHFKSKDEMIAAVFRELFEQEIEQMAALVVAGGSASERLAHIMRASVADVQALDAELPFTLEIYAQAARQEALGEVLQAYFSRYHAMLTELVAQGVAQGEFRPVDPADTALTLMSLFEGLLLLWVFSHDALDLSRQVEASLSLLLAGIGPPPTQ; encoded by the coding sequence ATGTCCAAAAGCAAAGCCCAACGTAGCAGAGACAAAATCTTGCGCGCGGCCACGAGCGTTTTTGCGGAAAAGGGATTCGAGGCCGCCAGCATGGACGACATCGTGCAGGCGTCCGGCGTGAGTAAGGGAGGCATCTACTGGCACTTTAAGAGCAAAGACGAGATGATCGCCGCCGTTTTCCGCGAGTTATTTGAGCAAGAAATAGAACAGATGGCGGCACTCGTGGTCGCGGGCGGCAGCGCCAGCGAGCGATTGGCGCACATCATGCGCGCCAGCGTGGCCGATGTGCAGGCGCTCGATGCGGAACTCCCTTTCACGTTGGAGATTTACGCCCAGGCGGCGCGCCAGGAGGCGCTGGGAGAAGTGCTGCAAGCGTATTTCAGCCGTTATCATGCGATGCTGACGGAACTGGTGGCGCAGGGCGTGGCGCAGGGTGAGTTCCGCCCGGTGGACCCCGCCGACACCGCCTTAACGCTGATGTCGCTGTTTGAAGGACTGCTGCTCCTCTGGGTCTTTAGTCACGACGCGCTGGACCTGTCGCGTCAGGTGGAAGCGAGTCTGTCGTTGCTGCTGGCGGGTATTGGGCCGCCACCCACACAATAA
- a CDS encoding nitroreductase family deazaflavin-dependent oxidoreductase — protein sequence MNTETGSTQRHPPRGFSRLLYRLPIWFYRWHLGWLLGGRFLLLNHVGRKSGRPRQAVVEVAGYDKATDIYLVAAGFGPKSDWYRNVVKTPDVTIQVGRRRLAVTAVPLSPQESGQAMVDYAHRHPGAARTLARVLGFVVTGSDDEYRRLAEQHIPFVAFRPRAQAKL from the coding sequence ATGAATACAGAAACTGGCTCAACACAACGTCATCCCCCACGCGGTTTCAGCCGCCTGCTTTACCGGCTGCCGATCTGGTTTTATCGCTGGCATCTGGGCTGGTTGTTAGGGGGGCGGTTTCTGCTGCTGAACCACGTGGGGCGCAAGAGTGGGCGGCCACGGCAGGCCGTGGTGGAGGTGGCCGGGTACGATAAGGCCACGGACATCTATCTCGTCGCCGCCGGATTTGGCCCTAAGTCTGACTGGTATCGCAATGTAGTGAAGACGCCCGACGTGACGATCCAGGTAGGCCGCCGCCGCCTGGCCGTCACCGCCGTTCCGTTGTCGCCGCAAGAGTCCGGGCAAGCGATGGTGGATTATGCTCACAGGCATCCAGGCGCGGCGCGCACGCTGGCGCGCGTGTTGGGATTCGTTGTGACGGGCAGTGACGATGAGTATCGTCGGCTGGCGGAGCAGCATATTCCATTTGTTGCTTTTCGCCCGCGCGCCCAGGCGAAATTGTAA
- a CDS encoding FAD-dependent monooxygenase: protein MGGIAGISLAYWLHQYGFAPVIVEKSHALRDAGYMIDFYGSGYDVAEKMGILPQLGQRHYPVPELDFVNSRGQTQSRIELEKMRQLLNYRHFNFMRGDLVDILYAQIQDHVPVHFGVTIADLRLRPDGVDVTFADGRQQTVDLVIGADGYHSQVRALLWGAESQFAYHLGYQVCCGIIDDFLGNQDTFYSYLEPGKQAAVYPIRGGRLATFFVWQSPPRLSLSPAEQMTMLKETFAGMGWAIPQVVKEMMALPRFYFDTVSQIRMPSWYQGRVALVGDACQCLTLVSGQGASMALAGAYLLAEQLRLANGDHERAFAAYQAQLKPEIEERQVRAEKFARSFVPHSAFGIRLQNLYLKVAFLPGFRLLFKQFIGAKSIIK, encoded by the coding sequence GTGGGGGGGATTGCCGGCATTTCCCTGGCCTACTGGTTGCATCAATACGGATTCGCGCCCGTGATCGTCGAGAAAAGCCACGCCCTGCGCGACGCCGGTTACATGATCGACTTCTACGGCTCCGGCTATGACGTGGCCGAAAAAATGGGCATCCTGCCGCAACTGGGTCAACGGCACTACCCCGTCCCTGAACTGGACTTCGTAAACAGCCGGGGCCAGACGCAAAGCCGCATCGAACTGGAGAAGATGCGCCAACTGCTCAACTATCGCCATTTCAACTTCATGCGCGGCGACCTGGTGGACATCCTGTACGCGCAGATTCAAGACCATGTGCCCGTACACTTTGGCGTGACTATCGCCGACTTGCGATTGCGGCCTGATGGCGTGGACGTGACCTTCGCCGATGGTCGTCAGCAAACGGTTGATCTTGTCATTGGCGCGGACGGCTACCACTCCCAGGTGCGCGCGCTGCTTTGGGGCGCGGAAAGCCAGTTTGCCTATCACCTGGGGTATCAGGTTTGCTGCGGCATTATTGATGATTTTTTGGGAAACCAGGATACGTTTTATAGTTATCTGGAGCCGGGCAAACAGGCCGCCGTCTACCCGATACGCGGCGGACGGCTGGCGACGTTCTTCGTCTGGCAATCGCCGCCGCGGTTGTCCCTGTCGCCCGCCGAACAGATGACGATGCTGAAAGAGACTTTTGCCGGCATGGGCTGGGCAATTCCCCAGGTCGTCAAGGAGATGATGGCGCTGCCCCGGTTCTATTTCGACACCGTTTCGCAAATACGCATGCCCTCCTGGTATCAGGGGCGTGTAGCCCTCGTTGGCGACGCCTGCCAATGCCTTACGCTCGTTTCCGGGCAAGGGGCCTCCATGGCGCTGGCCGGAGCCTATCTGCTGGCGGAACAGCTACGCCTGGCGAATGGTGACCATGAGCGCGCCTTCGCCGCCTATCAGGCGCAACTGAAGCCGGAAATCGAGGAGCGGCAGGTGCGGGCGGAAAAGTTCGCCCGCTCTTTTGTGCCGCACAGCGCGTTTGGGATCAGGCTGCAAAATCTCTATCTGAAAGTGGCTTTCTTGCCCGGTTTTCGTCTGCTTTTTAAGCAATTCATTGGCGCCAAGAGCATCATTAAGTAG